A region of the Cyanobium usitatum str. Tous genome:
GTGCTGCGCACCTCGAGCCAACGAACGCCAAAAGACAGCCGATCCCCGTGCTGCAGGGGCATGGTCACGTTTTTCGCCTTAGCGGCCGCAGCTAGGCCGATTGCACAGCCAGTGGCCTCGTGCAGTAGCCAGCTGCCGGTGACATGGTCGGCATGGACATGGGTATCCAGAGAGGCCACCAGCTCGAGCCCCAGCTCACGGATTAGGGCAAGATCCCGGCCATGGCGCTCAAACACCGAATCGATGATCACCACCTGGCGACTGGACACATCGCCTAGTAAGTAGGTGAAGGCGCCGGTCTGGGCATCAAAAAGCTGGCGGAAGAGCAGGGATCCCCCTCCAGCCGCTGCCCGCAGGGAGATCGGCCTAAACGGGGCGACAACCATCGCGGCATTGCAGCTTGTTATGACCATAGCCGCATAAAGGCGCCGCGTCCGCGGGTGGCTCGAGGGAATGCGTCTTGCGACATAATCAAGTCATGGCTTCTTCCAGCTCCATGCCGTCTCCCCAGTTGCTGGAGGAGTACTGCCAGTTTTTCCGTTTGCTGAGCGAGCCGGCGCGCCTGCAGTTGATTTGTCAGCTCAGGGCAGGGCCCATGGATGTGGCAGCACTGATCGGAGCCACTGGCTTCTCCCAATCCCACATCAGCCGCCAGCTCGGCCAACTGCAGCGGGCTGGCCTGGTGCACTGCGAGCGCGATGGGGTGCGCACGATCTGGAGCGCCGAAGGCGCCTTGGTAGACAAGCTCTGCTCCCTAGTTCAGACCCGACTCAAGCGACGGCTGGAGAACCAGCTGGCCCAACTGCAATCAGCCTGAGCGCGCAGGGCCTGAAGCCGGAAGAATGGCTGCATTAAGAGTTCCGTATGGCGCAGGCAACATCGCCCCTAGATCAGCTGCGGGAGCACCTGCGCCAGAGCCAGCTGCTGGGCTCAATCAGCAGTGCCCTCTACTACGACCAGAACACGGTGATGCCGGCAGCCGGCGCCGAATGGCGTGGCGACCAACTGGCCCTGCTGGCCAGCCAGCTTCACCAACGCCAGAGCAGCCCTGCTTACGCCGACCTGGTCGAGGCGGCGGAAGCCGAGCTGCAAGCCAGCACTCCAGCGGCGGTGCGCCGCAACCTGCAGCTACTACGGCTTGAGCTAAATCGCCAGCGCTGCCTAGATCCCCAGCTAGTGGCCCAAATCGCCCAAGCCCAGTCGCGCGGCAATGCCATCTGGCAGGAGGCACGGCGCCGCAGCGACTTCAGCATCTTTGCTCCGGCCCTGGAAAGCCTGATCGCCCTCCGCCGCGAACAAGCGACCCAACTTGCCGCCGCCGAAGCCCAACAGCGCAGCCCATGGGAAATCCTGGCCCAGCCGTTTGAGCCCGACGTCAGCAAAGAACGTCTGCAGCAGCTATTTGCCCCACTGCAGGCCGAGCTGCCCGTCCTGCTCCAGCAGGCAGATGCAACCCAGCCATCCCCCCTGCCAGAGCTACCCGAAGCCCTGCAGGAAAATCTCTGCACCGAGCTGCTCAACAGCTGGGGCTACGACCCGGCCTACTGCCAACGCTCCCGCTCAGCCCATCCCTTCTCCTGCACCGTGGGCCCCCAGGACTTCCGCATCACCACCCGGGTGGTGCCGGATCAGCCCCTCTCCGCCTTCCTTGCCACCGCCCATGAATGGGGCCACTCCTTATATGAACAGGGCCTGCCCCGCACGGGCAACCACTACTTCCCCTGGCCCCTGGGTGAGGCCACCTCGATGGGGGTGCACGAGTCGCAGTCGCTGTTCTGGGAATGCCGCGTGGGTCGTAGCCGCGCCTTCGCCGAGCGCTGGCATCCGCGCTTCTGCACCGGCCTAGGCAGTGGCTTAGGCAGTGGCGGTGGTAGGGATCCCTGGGGCGGCGCCTTCGGCTTCTGGCGTGGGCTCAATCCGTTGCGGCCCGGCCTGATTCGGGTGGAAGCCGACGAGCTCAGCTACTGCTTGCACATCGTGCTGCGCTTTGAGCTGGAGCTGGCCCTGCTCGAGCAGGACATGCCGGTGGCGGAACTACCCCAGCAGTGGAACCAACGGATGCAGCAGTTGTTTGGAATCCAGCCGGAAAATGACGCTGAGGGATGTCTGCAAGATATCCACTGGGCCGAAGGCCTGTTTGGCTATTTCCCCAGCTATGCCCTGGGCCATTTGATCAGCGCCCAACTCGCGGAAACCATGGAGCAGGAGCTTGGCGGCCCAGGTGCCATCGAGGCCGCGATCGCTGCTGGTCAGGAGAGCAGCCTGCGGGACTGGCTGGCCAGCAGGGTTTATCCCCTGGGCCGCAGCGTCAATGCGGAGGAGCTGGTGGAGCAGGTGAGTGGCCAGAGCCTTAGCGCAGCAGCCTTCCTTCGCTATCTGCGCAACAAGCTTGAGCGTCTGCGCTCAGATCCTTAGGATGCCGCCCAGCTACTCAAATTCCGCTTCATGGCGAACATCGACCACGCCCCGAGCCGCACAATGCTCAACCTGCTGCACGTGCTGCCGGCCTTCGCCGATGAAGCCAAGCTGCGTCTGAACGCCATCGTGGAGCTCAACTCCATGACGATCAACAAGTACGAATTGATCACGGAAACCGGCCACCTCAAGCTGGATCGCGTCGGCTACTCGTCGCTTGCATACCCCTTCGCCTACGGCTGCATCCCCCGCACCTGGGACGAGGACGGCGACCCCCTCGATATCGAGATTGTCGGCGTGACCGAACCCCTGGTACCCGGATCCCTGGTGGAAGCTCGGATCATCGGCATCATGACCTTTGACGACGGCGGCGAGGTCGACGACAAGGTGATCGCCGTGTTGGCCGATGACAAGCGCATGGACCACATCACCAGCTTCACCCAGCTTGGTGAGCAGTGGGTCACGGAAACCCAGTACTACTGGGAGCACTACAAAGATCTCAAAAAACCCGGCACCTGCAAGGTCAATGGCTTCTTGGAACCAGTTGAAGCCGTGCGCATCATCAAGGAGTGCGAGCAGCGCTACCTCGATACGATCGACGCCAAATTAGTGAACTGAGCGCCCGTATCTCTATGGCTAGCTACCTCAAGCCTCTCTGGCTTGCCGCAGCAGCCCTGGCGATGGCCCCGGCCTGGACCCCCGTCCAGGCCCAGAGCAACAGCCGGGAAATTGTGCTGCAGCTAGACAAGCGCACTATCAGCCTGCGTGAAGGCGGCAAGGTGCTGGACAGTTGGCCAGTGGCGATTGGCGATCCCAGCACCCCCACACCAGTAGGGCGCTTCTTGGTGCAAAACAAGGTTGTTAATCCCAAATACCAGAGCACCAAAAGCGGCAAGATCAACGCCACCGTTGGACCAAATGGCCCCTTAGGCGATCGCTGGCTTGGATTCCAAAAAAGCGGACTCAACCAGTACGGCATCCATGGCACGCCTGATGCTTGGTCCTGGACGGTGACATCACGCGCGGCCGTGACCAACGGCTGCGTGCGCATGCTCCACGAGCATGTGCACTCCTTATTTGATCAGGTGGAAGTCGGTACGCCAGTAATCGTGCAGCGCTGAAGCCAGCCAGTTGTCGGAAAATATTCTGGAGATCAGCCCAGCTTCGGCCGCAAGCTGGGGTTATCGGCGTATTTTATAAGGCCAAAACAAGGCATGAGGCCTTTCGACTGCGTCTATGTCTGCGGTTCCCCACTCCAACCAATCCTGCGAACCCCAAGTGAGCACCACCTTGAAGTGGGCCAGTGACGGCGAGCTTTCGGCCCTTGATTTGGAGCGGATATTGGCCAGGCTAAGTGCGGTTGATCCAGCAGCCCAGGCGCTCTCTAGCCAGCTCCAGACTCAAGCTTGATCCCAATCTTCAGCGGGTGTGAGCTGGCGCGCTAGGGCCCGGGCCATGCCATCGCGGCTGGCTAAGCCACGTAAAGAAGCAACCGGCAAACCCGGATTGGGAAGTCCATGGGGTAGGGCTGCAGCCGCCGCCGCCGGCACATCAAAAACCGGCAATTGACGCAAGCCATTTGGCCTGAGCTGGTCTTCCAGCTGAGCTAGCTGGGCAGACATCGGCAGCCATACCAAGTCACCGCGGCGACAAGAGAGCAAGGTGGGCACCGGCAAAGATCCGTCGTCACTGAACTCCCGCTCGGCACTTAGGGCCCGCTGCAGATCAGCCAGGGTGACCAGCCCCACCACCCAAGCCCCATCCGCCACCACCAGACATTGGCCGTGGGCCTCCACCAGCTGAACCAAGGCCTTTTGGGCTGGCAGCTCGGCTGGCAGCACTAGGGGGGCCTCGGGCTCGAAAGCCTCAGTCACCTGCAGGGCGGCCAACTGGCGGCGGCGATGCTCCTCTTGGGAGTCAGGCCCAAGTAAGCCCGGATCAGCCAGGCCCTGCCAGCGCTCCACCAAGGCAGCACTGAGGCCGGCGGCGGCCATCAGCGGCAGCACAATTCGAATGTCGCGGGTGAGCTCAAACAGCAGCAGCAGGGCCGTCAGGGGAGCCCGGGCACTACCGGCCAGCACAGCTGCCATGCCCACCATGGCGTAGGCGGGAGGCTCAGCCACCGGCAGGTGCAGGCCACTATCACCAAGCAGCTGGCCGTAGCAGTTGCCGAGCACCGCTCCCAGGAATAGGGATGGGGCGAAGCCACCGCCAACAAAGCCGGTGGCATTACTGATACCAGTGGCCAAAAGCTTGACGCCCAGCAATACCAGCAAGGTGAGCAGGGGCACGCCACCCTCGCTGCCAAGCAGGGCCTCAATCGTGTCGTAGCCGACACCCAGCACCTGGGGAAAACCGAGAGCCATCACACCCACACAGGCACCCCCCAGGGCCGTGGGCAGGCCTGGGGGCAGCTGGCCCAGCCAGGACTGCAGCCGCTCGCTACGGCCTGCGGCCAGCAGGCTCACCAGGGCCCAGGACATCAAGCTGGCCACCAGGCCTAACCCCAGATAAAGGGGCAACTCCAGCGGTGAACGCACCTCGTAAGCAGGCAGCCGCAAAATCGGTGTGTCGCCGAGCAGCAATTGGGTGACCAGCGAGGAAGCCACAGCCGCCACCAGCACCGCACGCAAGCTGGGCCGCCCCTGAACGGCACTGAAGCTTCCTTCAAAAGCAAAAAACACGCCAGCAATGGGTGCCTTGAAGCCCGCCGCCAGACCTGCGGCCACTCCCGCGGCCACCAGGGCTTTCTGGCTCTGGGGCGAGAGCCCGCCGCGCAGGGCCACCCACAGTCCAATATTGCCGCCACTCTCAACGCTGGGCCCCTCTGGGCCGAGGGAGGCACCACTGCCCAGGCTGATGGATGCGCCCAGCAGGCGCTGAAAGGGCAAGCGGGGCCGAGCGCTAACGGCGCCATCGGCCATCGCCATCAGGCTGGGTAGGCCAGGGCCCAGGTCACCGCCATAGCGGCGCAAAAGGCCAACAGCCCAGCCCCCCAGGGTGGGCACCACCACCACCGGCCAGAGACTGATCCAATCGGGCAGGGAGGAACCCGGCAGGGGCAACGGCTCAGGAATGGCTGGTGGCGGTGGCAGGAAGCCAAGCCCGCCGAGACCTACCTGAAGCAGGGCCCGCAGCGGTGTGCCCGCATCAGGAGCCACCACCAGCGGCAATTCGGGTGCCAACTCCGGCGGCTGGCTACGACCAACTGTTAGGAGCCCCTCCACAAAAGGTCCAAACAGGCCGTTATTAATAAAGCCCAGCAATTCGTGGAAGGCCACCACTGCCAGACCCGTGAGCACCCCAATCAGGGCAGCCCAGGCCAGCAGATTCCATTGATAGGGAAGGGCGCGTGCCTCGGCTTCAACGGGGCTGGCGGCGACTGACGCTGGTTCAGGCTTCGGGCCGGACAGTTGCAAAAATCTCCTCCAGGATCTCGCCTGCGCCCTGGGCCTTCAAAGCATGGGCAAGGGCGATACCAATGGCCTCAGGGTCAGCCTGGGGACCGCAAGCCTCATCGCGAATCAGGCGCAGGCCGTCGATGCTTGCCACCATGCCCGTTAATACAAGCGTATCGCCATCGAAACGGCTGTTAACGCCGATGGGCACCTGACAGCCCCCCTCCAACTCACGCAAAAAGGCTCGCTCAGCCAGGCAGCGACGGGCGGTGGGCTGGTGCTCCAACACCTTGATCTGCTCGAGCACGGCGGCATCTCCCTCGCGGCACTCAATACCCAAGGCACCCTGGCCAACGGCGTGAAGGGAGATGGAGGGGTCGATCAGCTCATGGATGCGATCCCCCAAACCCAGCCGTCCCAA
Encoded here:
- a CDS encoding inorganic diphosphatase, which translates into the protein MANIDHAPSRTMLNLLHVLPAFADEAKLRLNAIVELNSMTINKYELITETGHLKLDRVGYSSLAYPFAYGCIPRTWDEDGDPLDIEIVGVTEPLVPGSLVEARIIGIMTFDDGGEVDDKVIAVLADDKRMDHITSFTQLGEQWVTETQYYWEHYKDLKKPGTCKVNGFLEPVEAVRIIKECEQRYLDTIDAKLVN
- a CDS encoding chloride channel protein, translated to MQLSGPKPEPASVAASPVEAEARALPYQWNLLAWAALIGVLTGLAVVAFHELLGFINNGLFGPFVEGLLTVGRSQPPELAPELPLVVAPDAGTPLRALLQVGLGGLGFLPPPPAIPEPLPLPGSSLPDWISLWPVVVVPTLGGWAVGLLRRYGGDLGPGLPSLMAMADGAVSARPRLPFQRLLGASISLGSGASLGPEGPSVESGGNIGLWVALRGGLSPQSQKALVAAGVAAGLAAGFKAPIAGVFFAFEGSFSAVQGRPSLRAVLVAAVASSLVTQLLLGDTPILRLPAYEVRSPLELPLYLGLGLVASLMSWALVSLLAAGRSERLQSWLGQLPPGLPTALGGACVGVMALGFPQVLGVGYDTIEALLGSEGGVPLLTLLVLLGVKLLATGISNATGFVGGGFAPSLFLGAVLGNCYGQLLGDSGLHLPVAEPPAYAMVGMAAVLAGSARAPLTALLLLFELTRDIRIVLPLMAAAGLSAALVERWQGLADPGLLGPDSQEEHRRRQLAALQVTEAFEPEAPLVLPAELPAQKALVQLVEAHGQCLVVADGAWVVGLVTLADLQRALSAEREFSDDGSLPVPTLLSCRRGDLVWLPMSAQLAQLEDQLRPNGLRQLPVFDVPAAAAAALPHGLPNPGLPVASLRGLASRDGMARALARQLTPAEDWDQA
- a CDS encoding L,D-transpeptidase; the protein is MASYLKPLWLAAAALAMAPAWTPVQAQSNSREIVLQLDKRTISLREGGKVLDSWPVAIGDPSTPTPVGRFLVQNKVVNPKYQSTKSGKINATVGPNGPLGDRWLGFQKSGLNQYGIHGTPDAWSWTVTSRAAVTNGCVRMLHEHVHSLFDQVEVGTPVIVQR
- a CDS encoding ArsR/SmtB family transcription factor: MPSPQLLEEYCQFFRLLSEPARLQLICQLRAGPMDVAALIGATGFSQSHISRQLGQLQRAGLVHCERDGVRTIWSAEGALVDKLCSLVQTRLKRRLENQLAQLQSA
- a CDS encoding carboxypeptidase M32 translates to MAQATSPLDQLREHLRQSQLLGSISSALYYDQNTVMPAAGAEWRGDQLALLASQLHQRQSSPAYADLVEAAEAELQASTPAAVRRNLQLLRLELNRQRCLDPQLVAQIAQAQSRGNAIWQEARRRSDFSIFAPALESLIALRREQATQLAAAEAQQRSPWEILAQPFEPDVSKERLQQLFAPLQAELPVLLQQADATQPSPLPELPEALQENLCTELLNSWGYDPAYCQRSRSAHPFSCTVGPQDFRITTRVVPDQPLSAFLATAHEWGHSLYEQGLPRTGNHYFPWPLGEATSMGVHESQSLFWECRVGRSRAFAERWHPRFCTGLGSGLGSGGGRDPWGGAFGFWRGLNPLRPGLIRVEADELSYCLHIVLRFELELALLEQDMPVAELPQQWNQRMQQLFGIQPENDAEGCLQDIHWAEGLFGYFPSYALGHLISAQLAETMEQELGGPGAIEAAIAAGQESSLRDWLASRVYPLGRSVNAEELVEQVSGQSLSAAAFLRYLRNKLERLRSDP